In Gemmobacter sp. 24YEA27, a genomic segment contains:
- the rpsT gene encoding 30S ribosomal protein S20, with product MANTAQSKKRARQAEARYDVNKARRSRIRTFLRKVEEAIASGDQAAAAAALKAAQPELARGVTKGVLHKNTVARKMSRLSARVKTTGATA from the coding sequence ATGGCAAATACCGCCCAGTCGAAAAAACGCGCCCGCCAGGCCGAAGCACGCTATGACGTGAATAAAGCCCGCCGCTCGCGCATCCGCACCTTCCTGCGCAAAGTTGAAGAAGCCATCGCTTCGGGCGACCAGGCTGCTGCAGCCGCCGCTCTGAAAGCCGCTCAGCCCGAGCTGGCACGTGGCGTGACCAAGGGCGTTCTGCACAAGAACACCGTCGCGCGTAAAATGTCGCGTCTCTCGGCCCGCGTGAAAACCACCGGCGCAACCGCCTGA
- the dnaA gene encoding chromosomal replication initiator protein DnaA, with protein MTNETWGQIREGLISRVGRNNYTTWIEPLRLSQLEGGVALFEVPTPFFGDWVQRNYGDHIRNQLLTSGALVERLEFLVGTEAPRPAATASAERAASARPAVTAPAAPQTRSRAPQDDDLPGAPLDGRFTFESFVVGKPNELAHAAARRVAEGGPVTFNPLFLYGGVGLGKTHLMHAIAHELREQKPDLKVLYLSAEQFMYRFIQALRDKQVMDFKSLFRSVDVLMVDDVQFIAGKDSTQEEFFHTFNALVDQNKQIIISADRAPGEIKDLEDRIKSRLQCGLVVDLHPTDYELRLGILQQKAEFYRGQYGGLAISHGVLEFLAHRITTNVRVLEGALTRLYAFASLVGREITLELAQDCLADILRASDRKLSIEEIQRKVAEHYNIRLSDMIGPKRLRTIARPRQVAMYLSKQLTSRSLPEIGRRFGGRDHTTIMHGVRKIEELAALDSQLADDIQLLKRLLQG; from the coding sequence ATGACGAATGAAACTTGGGGGCAGATCCGCGAAGGTCTCATCAGCCGGGTCGGACGAAATAATTATACAACCTGGATCGAACCCCTGCGGCTGTCACAGCTGGAGGGCGGTGTAGCGCTGTTCGAGGTCCCCACTCCGTTTTTCGGAGACTGGGTGCAACGCAACTATGGCGACCATATCCGCAATCAGCTGCTGACCTCTGGCGCTCTGGTTGAGCGGCTTGAATTCCTCGTCGGCACTGAAGCCCCGCGCCCTGCCGCGACCGCGTCTGCCGAGCGTGCGGCGAGCGCCAGACCGGCTGTCACAGCCCCTGCTGCACCACAGACCCGCAGCCGTGCGCCCCAGGACGATGATCTGCCGGGTGCCCCGCTGGATGGTCGCTTCACCTTTGAAAGTTTCGTGGTCGGCAAGCCGAACGAGCTTGCCCATGCCGCCGCGCGCCGCGTGGCCGAAGGCGGACCGGTCACCTTCAATCCGCTTTTTCTTTATGGCGGCGTTGGTCTCGGCAAAACCCACCTGATGCATGCCATCGCGCATGAGCTGCGCGAGCAGAAGCCCGATCTGAAGGTGCTCTATCTTTCGGCCGAGCAGTTCATGTATCGCTTCATCCAGGCGCTGCGCGACAAACAGGTGATGGATTTCAAATCGCTGTTCCGCTCGGTGGATGTGCTGATGGTGGATGATGTGCAATTCATCGCCGGCAAGGATTCCACCCAGGAGGAGTTCTTCCATACGTTCAACGCGCTGGTAGATCAGAATAAGCAGATCATCATCTCGGCCGACCGCGCGCCTGGCGAGATCAAAGATCTGGAAGACCGGATCAAATCACGGCTGCAATGCGGCCTGGTGGTTGACCTGCATCCGACCGATTACGAACTGCGCCTCGGTATTCTGCAGCAGAAAGCCGAATTCTACCGTGGCCAATATGGCGGGCTCGCGATCAGCCATGGCGTGCTGGAGTTCCTCGCGCATCGTATCACGACCAATGTTCGGGTGCTGGAAGGCGCGCTGACCCGACTTTACGCCTTCGCCTCGCTGGTTGGGCGTGAAATCACCCTGGAACTGGCGCAGGACTGTCTCGCCGACATTCTGCGCGCCTCGGATCGCAAACTGTCGATCGAGGAGATCCAGCGCAAGGTCGCCGAGCACTATAATATCAGGCTCTCGGATATGATCGGGCCAAAGCGCCTGCGCACCATCGCGCGACCTCGTCAGGTGGCAATGTATCTGTCAAAACAGCTGACTTCGCGCTCTTTGCCGGAAATTGGCCGCCGTTTCGGCGGACGTGACCATACAACAATCATGCATGGCGTGCGGAAGATCGAGGAACTGGCGGCGCTCGACAGCCAGCTTGCTGATGACATCCAGTTGCTCAAGCGGCTGTTGCAGGGCTGA
- the dnaN gene encoding DNA polymerase III subunit beta, producing the protein MKLSIERASLLKALAQAQSVVERRNTIPILANVLIEAEGAQVSFRATDLDIEVVDRTDAMVERAGATTVSAVMLHEIVRKLPDGALVNLSEDGASGRLTITAGRSTFSLATLPKEDFPVMASSEYSTNFSAPATDLRRLFDKAKFAISTEETRYYLNGVYLHVSTGDDGPVLRAVATDGHRLARIDAPLPAGAEEMAGVIVPRKTVNELRKLLDDDEAKIAVSVSETKIRFATPAITLTSKVIDGTFPDYTRVIPQHNTRRLEVDASEFAKAVDRVATVSSERSRAVKLSLDEDRLVLSVNAPDSGAAEEELAVAYADERLEIGFNAKYLLEIASQVDRENAVFLFNSSGDPTLMREGNDTSAVYVVMPMRV; encoded by the coding sequence ATGAAACTCTCGATCGAACGCGCATCGCTTCTTAAGGCGCTGGCTCAGGCTCAATCCGTTGTCGAGCGGCGTAATACGATCCCGATCCTTGCCAATGTGCTGATCGAGGCTGAAGGCGCCCAGGTGTCCTTCCGCGCGACCGATCTGGATATCGAGGTGGTCGACCGGACCGATGCAATGGTCGAACGCGCCGGAGCAACCACGGTCTCGGCGGTCATGCTGCATGAGATCGTGCGGAAACTGCCGGATGGCGCGCTGGTCAACCTGTCAGAGGATGGCGCCTCGGGGCGGCTGACCATCACGGCAGGGCGCTCGACTTTCAGCCTGGCGACGCTGCCGAAAGAAGATTTCCCGGTGATGGCGTCATCGGAATACAGCACGAATTTTTCGGCCCCAGCCACCGATCTGCGCCGGCTGTTCGACAAGGCGAAATTCGCGATTTCGACCGAAGAGACACGCTATTATCTGAACGGCGTTTATCTGCATGTCTCGACCGGCGATGATGGCCCGGTCTTGCGCGCGGTAGCGACCGATGGTCACCGCCTTGCACGGATCGATGCGCCGCTGCCGGCGGGCGCCGAAGAGATGGCAGGCGTGATCGTGCCGCGCAAAACCGTCAACGAGCTGCGCAAGCTGCTTGATGATGATGAGGCGAAAATCGCGGTTTCGGTTTCCGAGACCAAGATCCGCTTCGCGACCCCGGCAATCACGCTGACCTCGAAAGTGATCGACGGCACTTTCCCGGATTATACCCGCGTGATCCCGCAGCATAACACCCGCCGGCTTGAGGTCGACGCCAGCGAGTTCGCCAAAGCGGTTGACCGGGTGGCGACCGTGTCGTCAGAGCGCTCGCGCGCGGTGAAGCTGTCGCTTGACGAGGATCGGCTGGTGCTTTCGGTCAATGCGCCGGACAGCGGTGCAGCTGAGGAAGAGCTCGCCGTTGCCTATGCCGATGAGCGGCTGGAAATCGGCTTCAACGCGAAATACCTGCTGGAGATCGCCAGCCAGGTGGATCGTGAGAATGCGGTTTTCCTGTTCAATTCTTCAGGTGATCCGACGCTGATGCGCGAGGGCAATGACACATCGGCAGTCTATGTCGTGATGCCGATGCGCGTCTGA
- the recF gene encoding DNA replication/repair protein RecF encodes MSGLWVTALSLSHFRSHQALRLEFDGRPVAISGANGAGKTNILEAVSLLSPGRGLRGATSEEFIRRPEAIGWKITADVSGPGGLHRLETWAEPGGTRQVRLDDKATTQLALGQVMRVLWLVPAMDRLWLEGAEGRRKFLDRMALSFFPDHAEATLAYEKAMRQRNRLFRDDVSDPHWYSALEARMAETGAIIAANRSAVLERIKAAQAGAVSAFPRADLSLSHPEDDKGNLAAALALGRRRDMAAGRALIGPHRADLEAVYSDKGVPVAMCSTGEQKALLISLILANARALAAETGFAPVLLLDEVAAHLDPGRRAALYDEICALGAQALMTGTDASLFDSLGGRAQTQVVAADGNQSGVTQ; translated from the coding sequence ATGAGCGGGCTTTGGGTCACTGCGCTGAGCCTGTCGCATTTTCGCAGCCACCAGGCTTTGCGGCTGGAATTTGACGGAAGACCGGTGGCGATTTCCGGGGCGAATGGCGCCGGAAAGACCAATATTCTGGAAGCGGTGTCGCTTCTGTCGCCGGGGCGCGGTTTGCGTGGGGCGACGTCTGAGGAATTCATCCGCCGGCCCGAAGCAATCGGCTGGAAAATCACTGCGGATGTATCGGGCCCGGGCGGGTTGCACCGGCTGGAAACCTGGGCCGAACCGGGCGGAACGCGGCAGGTCCGGCTTGATGACAAGGCCACGACCCAGCTGGCGCTTGGTCAGGTGATGCGGGTTCTGTGGCTCGTGCCGGCGATGGACCGGCTCTGGCTGGAAGGCGCCGAGGGGCGGCGCAAATTCCTCGACCGCATGGCTTTGTCGTTTTTTCCCGACCATGCCGAGGCCACGCTGGCCTATGAAAAGGCGATGCGGCAGCGCAACCGCCTGTTTCGCGACGACGTCAGTGACCCGCACTGGTATTCCGCGCTTGAGGCGCGGATGGCCGAGACCGGCGCGATCATCGCCGCCAACCGGAGCGCGGTGCTGGAGCGGATCAAAGCGGCCCAGGCCGGGGCGGTTTCGGCCTTTCCCCGTGCCGATCTCAGCCTGAGCCACCCGGAAGATGACAAGGGCAATCTTGCCGCCGCCCTGGCTTTGGGCCGGCGGCGTGATATGGCGGCAGGCCGGGCGCTGATCGGGCCGCATCGTGCCGATCTCGAGGCGGTCTACAGCGACAAGGGCGTGCCGGTCGCGATGTGCTCTACCGGCGAGCAGAAGGCGCTTCTGATCTCGCTGATCCTTGCCAATGCGCGCGCTCTGGCGGCCGAGACCGGTTTCGCGCCGGTTTTGCTGCTGGATGAGGTGGCGGCGCATCTCGACCCGGGCCGGCGGGCGGCACTTTATGACGAGATCTGTGCGCTTGGCGCCCAGGCACTGATGACCGGGACGGATGCATCCCTGTTTGACAGCCTTGGCGGAAGGGCGCAGACACAGGTTGTCGCCGCAGATGGCAACCAGTCAGGAGTGACCCAATGA
- a CDS encoding VOC family protein — protein MTPQRVTLITLGVADLTAARAFYARLGWQEHGESQEGVAFFQINGLALALFGREALAADQGRPGAALGSGAVTLAQNFATEAEVDAAYAAALAAGATALKAPEGVFWGGYSGYWADADGHVWEVAMNPFWPLNADGSLTLPE, from the coding sequence ATGACCCCGCAGCGCGTTACCCTGATCACCCTCGGCGTGGCCGATCTGACCGCCGCGCGCGCCTTTTATGCGCGGCTGGGCTGGCAGGAACATGGTGAGAGCCAGGAGGGGGTTGCCTTCTTCCAGATCAACGGTCTGGCGCTGGCCTTGTTCGGGCGCGAGGCGCTGGCCGCAGATCAGGGGCGGCCCGGCGCCGCGCTTGGCAGCGGCGCGGTGACGCTGGCGCAGAATTTCGCCACAGAGGCCGAAGTTGATGCGGCCTATGCTGCGGCGCTGGCGGCCGGTGCTACCGCGCTGAAAGCGCCTGAAGGTGTGTTCTGGGGCGGCTATTCCGGCTATTGGGCCGATGCGGATGGCCATGTCTGGGAAGTGGCGATGAACCCCTTCTGGCCGCTGAATGCCGATGGCAGCCTGACCTTGCCGGAATGA
- a CDS encoding LysE family translocator, with product MTVTLWQLLVYAGAMAALWAVPGPVWVALLARALSGGFAAAWPLAVGVALGDLAWPFAAIMGMSWILSQYGGFLEILRWLAAAIFLLMGIMLLRAPGGAVTADSRLTRPGLIAGFTVGLAAVIGNPKAILFYMGALPGFFSLDQLNRWDILAIISISAFVPMLGNLALALFLDRARALLQSPSALRRLNIAAGVMLILVALLIPFL from the coding sequence ATGACCGTGACCCTGTGGCAATTGCTGGTTTATGCCGGCGCGATGGCAGCGCTTTGGGCGGTGCCGGGGCCGGTCTGGGTCGCATTGCTTGCGCGGGCGCTTTCGGGTGGCTTTGCGGCGGCCTGGCCGCTGGCGGTGGGGGTGGCGCTTGGCGATCTGGCCTGGCCCTTCGCCGCAATCATGGGGATGAGCTGGATCCTCAGCCAATATGGCGGGTTTCTCGAGATCCTGCGCTGGCTGGCGGCGGCGATTTTCCTCCTGATGGGGATCATGCTGCTGCGCGCGCCCGGCGGTGCCGTTACCGCCGACAGCCGGCTCACGCGGCCCGGGCTGATCGCAGGCTTTACCGTCGGCCTTGCGGCGGTGATCGGCAACCCCAAGGCGATCCTGTTTTATATGGGGGCGCTGCCAGGGTTCTTCTCGCTTGATCAGCTGAACCGCTGGGACATACTGGCGATCATCTCGATTTCCGCCTTCGTGCCGATGCTCGGAAATCTTGCCCTCGCGCTGTTTCTCGACCGGGCGCGGGCGCTGTTGCAAAGCCCGTCCGCGCTGCGGCGGCTCAACATCGCGGCTGGGGTTATGCTGATCCTCGTAGCCCTGCTTATCCCCTTTCTCTGA
- the gyrB gene encoding DNA topoisomerase (ATP-hydrolyzing) subunit B, whose protein sequence is MADEARKTTEYGADSIKVLKGLEAVRKRPGMYIGDTDDGSGLHHMVYEVVDNGIDEALAGHATEVVVTIHEDDSVSVRDNGRGIPVGIHAEEGVSAAEVIMTQLHAGGKFNNTDDSGNAYKVSGGLHGVGVSVVNALSEWLDLTVWRDDKEYKGRFEFGECTTHVYEAGPAPGKRGTQVRFLASAKVNRPDGTFSNLEYSFKTLEHRLRELAFLNSGVRIELNDLRTAEPQHVELYYDGGVREFVKYLDRSKQSVMAEPIYIVGERNGIGVEVAMWWNDTYHENVLPFTNNIPQRDGGTHMAGFRGALTRTITSYAQSSGIAKKEKIDFTGDDAREGLTCVLSVKVPDPKFSSQTKDKLVSSEVRPAVENLVNEKLSEWFEENPAVAKVIVGKILEAALAREAARKARELTRRKTAMDVNFNAAKLKDCTEKDPSKSEVFLVEGDSAGGSAQTGRDRKNQAILPLRGKILNVERARFDKMLGSQEIGNLVMALGTGIGRDEFNIAKLRYHKVVIMTDADVDGAHIRTLLLTFFFRQMPELIEGGYLYIAQPPLYKVARGKSEVYLKDQAALDDYLVEQGLEGAVLRLATGEEIAGADLARVLDGARQFRRILDAFPSHYPRPILEQAALAGAFEAGAADRDLQSVADQVARRLDLVALEYERGWSGRITQDQGIRLSRILRGVEELRTLDGAVLRSGEARRLAQSAGTHRDVYRNPARLVRKDREQMIHGPGDLLKAILAEGEKGLSLQRYKGLGEMNPEQLWETTLDPEARTLLQVKIDDVAEADDIFTKLMGDVVEPRREFIQQNALTVENLDF, encoded by the coding sequence ATGGCTGACGAAGCCCGTAAGACCACCGAATACGGTGCCGATTCCATCAAAGTTCTCAAAGGGTTGGAAGCAGTTCGCAAGCGGCCCGGCATGTATATCGGCGATACCGATGACGGCTCGGGCCTGCATCACATGGTCTATGAGGTCGTCGATAACGGCATTGACGAGGCGCTGGCCGGTCACGCCACCGAAGTGGTGGTGACGATCCACGAAGACGACTCCGTCTCGGTGCGCGACAATGGGCGCGGCATCCCGGTCGGCATCCACGCAGAAGAAGGCGTTTCGGCAGCCGAGGTCATCATGACCCAGCTTCATGCCGGCGGGAAATTCAACAATACAGATGACAGCGGCAATGCCTATAAGGTCTCGGGCGGCCTGCACGGGGTCGGCGTTTCTGTGGTGAACGCGCTGTCGGAATGGCTCGACCTGACCGTCTGGCGCGACGACAAGGAATATAAGGGCCGGTTCGAATTCGGCGAATGCACCACGCATGTCTATGAGGCGGGCCCGGCGCCCGGCAAACGTGGCACTCAGGTGCGGTTTCTCGCCTCGGCCAAGGTCAATCGCCCGGATGGGACGTTTTCCAACCTCGAATACAGCTTCAAAACGCTGGAGCACCGGCTGCGCGAACTGGCCTTTCTGAATTCGGGTGTCCGGATCGAGCTGAATGATCTGCGAACCGCCGAGCCGCAGCATGTCGAGCTGTATTACGACGGTGGCGTGCGGGAATTCGTGAAATATCTCGACCGCTCGAAACAATCGGTGATGGCCGAGCCGATCTATATCGTCGGCGAACGCAACGGGATCGGCGTCGAGGTCGCGATGTGGTGGAACGACACCTATCACGAAAACGTCCTGCCCTTTACCAACAATATCCCGCAGCGCGATGGCGGCACCCATATGGCGGGCTTCCGCGGCGCGCTGACGCGGACGATCACCTCTTACGCGCAGTCTTCGGGCATCGCGAAGAAGGAAAAGATCGACTTTACCGGCGATGATGCGCGTGAAGGCCTGACCTGCGTGCTTTCCGTGAAAGTGCCGGATCCGAAATTCTCCAGCCAGACCAAGGACAAGCTGGTCTCTTCCGAGGTGCGGCCTGCGGTCGAGAACCTGGTGAATGAAAAGCTGAGCGAGTGGTTTGAAGAGAACCCGGCCGTTGCAAAGGTGATCGTTGGCAAGATCCTCGAAGCGGCTCTGGCCCGCGAAGCGGCGCGAAAAGCGCGCGAGCTGACCCGGCGCAAAACGGCGATGGATGTGAATTTCAACGCAGCCAAGCTGAAGGACTGCACCGAGAAAGACCCGTCGAAATCTGAAGTCTTCCTCGTCGAGGGTGACTCGGCAGGCGGGTCGGCCCAGACCGGGCGCGACCGGAAGAACCAGGCGATCCTGCCGTTGCGCGGCAAGATCCTGAACGTCGAACGGGCGCGGTTTGACAAGATGCTGGGCAGCCAGGAAATCGGCAACCTGGTGATGGCGCTTGGCACCGGCATCGGTCGTGACGAATTCAACATCGCCAAACTGCGCTACCACAAGGTCGTCATCATGACCGATGCCGATGTGGACGGTGCGCATATCCGGACGCTTCTTCTGACCTTCTTCTTCCGCCAGATGCCGGAGCTGATCGAGGGCGGCTATCTCTATATCGCGCAGCCGCCGCTTTATAAGGTCGCGCGTGGCAAGTCCGAGGTCTATCTGAAAGACCAGGCCGCGCTGGATGATTATCTTGTGGAACAAGGACTTGAAGGCGCTGTCCTGCGTCTGGCAACGGGCGAGGAAATCGCCGGCGCCGATCTGGCACGGGTGCTTGACGGCGCCCGTCAGTTCCGCCGGATCCTTGATGCCTTCCCCTCCCACTACCCGCGACCGATCCTTGAACAGGCAGCGCTGGCAGGGGCATTTGAGGCCGGCGCGGCAGATCGTGACCTCCAGTCCGTGGCAGATCAGGTGGCGCGGCGGCTTGACCTCGTTGCGCTGGAATATGAGCGTGGCTGGTCGGGGCGTATCACCCAGGACCAGGGCATCCGCCTGTCGCGTATTCTGCGCGGCGTCGAAGAGCTGCGGACGCTCGATGGGGCCGTGCTGCGCTCGGGCGAAGCGCGCCGGCTGGCGCAATCCGCCGGCACCCATCGCGATGTCTATCGCAATCCGGCCCGCCTCGTGCGCAAGGATCGCGAGCAGATGATCCACGGGCCCGGCGATCTGTTGAAAGCCATCCTCGCCGAAGGCGAGAAAGGCCTTTCGCTGCAACGCTATAAGGGTCTGGGCGAAATGAACCCCGAACAGCTGTGGGAAACCACGCTGGACCCCGAGGCCCGCACGCTGCTGCAGGTGAAGATCGACGATGTGGCCGAGGCCGACGATATCTTCACCAAGCTGATGGGCGATGTGGTGGAACCGCGTCGCGAGTTCATCCAGCAAAACGCGCTGACGGTCGAGAACCTCGATTTCTGA
- a CDS encoding saccharopine dehydrogenase family protein — MKRNVLIIGAGGVAQVVAHKAAQLNDRLGELHIASRTKAKAEAIIASVHEKSAMKVAGRFDAHSVDAMDSKAVAALIRETGSQIVINVGSPFVNMTVLDACIETGVAYIDTAIHEDPTKICETPPWYGNYEWKKREACKAAGVTAVLGIGFDPGVVNVWARAAADMMDKVTEIDIVDINAGSHGKYFATNFDPEINFREFTGTVYSWQGGAWQENQMFEIGKTWDLPVVGPQKAYMSGHDEVHSLAANYPQADVRFWMGFGDHYINVFTVLKNLGLLSEQPVKTAEGQEVIPLKVVKAVLPDPATLAPGYTGKTLIADFVKGEKDGQPVEVMIYNTADHKEAFEEVGSQGISYTAGVPPVAAAVLIAEGLWDVGTMVNAEELDPKPFINLLNEIGLPTRIIDKDGDRLLSY, encoded by the coding sequence ATGAAACGCAACGTGTTGATCATTGGCGCCGGTGGCGTCGCTCAGGTGGTGGCGCATAAAGCGGCGCAGCTGAATGACCGCCTTGGGGAGCTGCATATCGCCAGCCGCACAAAGGCCAAGGCCGAGGCGATCATTGCCTCAGTCCATGAGAAAAGCGCGATGAAAGTGGCAGGTCGCTTTGACGCCCATTCGGTCGACGCGATGGACAGCAAGGCGGTGGCGGCACTGATCCGCGAGACTGGCTCTCAGATTGTCATCAATGTGGGCTCTCCCTTCGTGAATATGACGGTGCTGGACGCCTGTATCGAGACCGGCGTCGCTTATATTGATACCGCAATTCATGAAGATCCGACTAAGATCTGCGAGACGCCGCCCTGGTATGGCAATTATGAATGGAAAAAGCGCGAGGCCTGCAAAGCGGCGGGAGTGACGGCCGTTCTGGGCATCGGTTTCGACCCGGGCGTGGTTAACGTCTGGGCGCGTGCTGCGGCCGATATGATGGATAAGGTTACCGAGATCGACATCGTCGACATCAATGCCGGCTCGCATGGAAAGTATTTCGCGACCAATTTCGACCCTGAGATCAATTTCCGCGAATTCACCGGCACGGTCTATTCCTGGCAGGGCGGTGCCTGGCAGGAAAACCAGATGTTCGAGATCGGCAAGACCTGGGATCTGCCGGTCGTCGGCCCGCAAAAGGCCTATATGTCGGGCCATGACGAGGTCCACAGCCTTGCGGCAAACTATCCCCAGGCCGATGTGCGGTTCTGGATGGGCTTTGGCGACCATTACATCAACGTCTTTACCGTATTGAAAAACCTCGGGCTTTTGTCCGAGCAGCCGGTGAAGACCGCCGAAGGCCAGGAGGTCATCCCGCTGAAAGTGGTGAAGGCCGTGCTGCCCGATCCGGCAACCCTGGCGCCCGGCTATACCGGCAAGACGCTGATCGCCGATTTCGTCAAAGGCGAGAAAGACGGTCAGCCGGTCGAGGTGATGATCTACAACACCGCCGATCACAAGGAAGCCTTTGAAGAGGTTGGCAGCCAGGGCATCAGCTATACCGCAGGTGTTCCGCCGGTTGCGGCTGCGGTTCTGATTGCCGAGGGCCTCTGGGATGTCGGCACGATGGTTAATGCCGAAGAGCTGGATCCGAAGCCTTTTATCAATCTTCTTAACGAAATCGGCCTGCCGACGCGCATCATCGACAAGGATGGCGACCGGCTGCTCAGCTACTGA
- a CDS encoding carboxynorspermidine decarboxylase: MIQTPYYLIDRAALARNMAIMDEIRSLSGAKCLLALKCFATWPVFDQMAQHMDGTTSSSLYELRLGREKFGKETHAYSVGWADHEIEEAVGYADKIIFNSISQMERFDNQSAQIQRGLRLNPRFSTSGFDLADPARPFSRLGEWDPAKIERVMDRISGFMIHYNCENRDFDLFDRQLSRIEEEFGPLLRRLKWISLGGGIHFTGEGYPLKALAERLRVFQDRFGVQVFLEPGEASITNTTTLEVTVLDVLNNGKDLAIVDSSVEAHMLDLLIYRESARMDDTGPHRFMVCGKSCLAGDIYGEYGFKAPLQIGDRISIPDAAGYTMVKKNWFNGVKMPSIVVKELDGSLTVAREFGYADYRDSLG, from the coding sequence ATGATCCAGACGCCCTATTACCTGATCGATCGCGCCGCGCTGGCGCGGAATATGGCGATCATGGATGAGATTCGCAGCCTTTCGGGCGCGAAATGCCTGCTGGCACTGAAATGTTTTGCGACCTGGCCGGTGTTTGACCAGATGGCGCAGCATATGGATGGCACGACCTCTTCCTCGCTTTACGAGCTGCGGCTGGGGCGCGAGAAGTTCGGCAAAGAAACCCATGCCTATTCCGTGGGTTGGGCCGATCACGAGATTGAAGAGGCGGTGGGCTATGCCGACAAGATCATCTTCAACTCGATCAGCCAGATGGAGCGGTTCGACAATCAATCGGCCCAGATCCAGCGCGGGCTGCGCCTGAACCCACGGTTTTCGACGAGCGGCTTTGATCTTGCGGACCCGGCGCGGCCGTTTTCGCGGCTGGGTGAATGGGACCCGGCAAAGATCGAGCGGGTGATGGACCGGATCTCCGGCTTCATGATCCATTACAATTGCGAGAATCGCGATTTTGATCTGTTTGACCGCCAGCTCTCGCGGATCGAAGAAGAATTCGGCCCACTTTTGCGCCGTCTGAAATGGATCAGCCTGGGTGGCGGTATTCATTTTACCGGCGAAGGTTACCCGCTGAAAGCCCTGGCCGAGCGGCTGCGGGTCTTTCAGGACCGGTTCGGGGTCCAGGTGTTTCTTGAGCCGGGCGAAGCCTCGATCACCAACACGACCACGCTGGAAGTGACGGTGCTCGACGTGCTGAACAATGGCAAGGATCTCGCCATCGTGGATTCCTCGGTCGAGGCGCATATGCTCGACCTCTTGATCTACCGCGAAAGCGCCCGGATGGACGATACCGGGCCGCATCGCTTCATGGTTTGCGGCAAGAGCTGTCTCGCTGGCGATATTTATGGCGAGTATGGGTTCAAAGCGCCTTTGCAGATCGGCGACCGGATCTCGATCCCGGATGCCGCAGGCTATACCATGGTCAAGAAGAACTGGTTCAACGGCGTGAAAATGCCGTCCATCGTGGTGAAAGAGCTGGATGGCTCGCTCACCGTCGCACGCGAATTCGGCTATGCCGATTACCGGGACAGTCTCGGCTGA
- a CDS encoding alpha/beta hydrolase fold domain-containing protein — protein MKRYLNTLLSFVFFTLLGGAFLLAAPRFIPDWQPATGLSPVPGPSGGADFTETVNAMLAAPRQGAAPAIPAPGVSEHILEVNGVSRTWYGYDGAKSGQIAPVVILFHGSGRNGRDMLAPWQAIAKSEGLMLIAPDAVDSQAWSASRDGVEFLEAVLADAADLYALDRSRIYLFGHSAGANMALALSVRPPAGVRAVVAYAGSLFATSLPENPVTVRIYVGDQDRLFPLTEVRRSAQLLASAGHPTDLVVIPGHDHWFYDAAPAIAADAWAWFAAK, from the coding sequence ATGAAACGCTACCTGAACACGCTCCTCTCCTTCGTTTTTTTTACGCTTTTGGGCGGTGCGTTTCTGCTTGCCGCGCCGCGCTTCATCCCGGACTGGCAGCCAGCCACGGGACTGTCTCCGGTTCCTGGCCCCTCGGGCGGGGCGGATTTCACCGAAACCGTCAACGCGATGCTTGCCGCGCCACGTCAGGGTGCGGCGCCGGCCATCCCCGCCCCGGGCGTCAGCGAGCATATCCTTGAGGTTAATGGCGTAAGCCGGACATGGTACGGCTATGACGGGGCGAAATCCGGCCAGATCGCGCCTGTCGTGATCCTGTTCCACGGCTCGGGCCGCAACGGGCGCGATATGCTGGCGCCCTGGCAGGCGATTGCAAAAAGCGAGGGCCTGATGCTGATCGCACCGGATGCCGTCGACAGCCAGGCCTGGTCGGCCAGCCGCGATGGCGTCGAATTCCTTGAGGCGGTTCTTGCCGATGCCGCCGATCTCTATGCGCTAGATCGCAGCCGGATTTATCTTTTCGGACATTCGGCGGGTGCCAATATGGCGCTTGCGCTTTCCGTCCGGCCGCCTGCGGGTGTGCGGGCGGTCGTGGCGTATGCGGGGTCACTTTTTGCGACCAGTCTGCCGGAGAATCCGGTGACGGTCCGGATCTATGTCGGCGATCAGGATCGCCTGTTTCCGCTTACTGAGGTGCGGCGCTCGGCGCAGCTTCTGGCCTCTGCCGGGCATCCGACCGACCTGGTGGTGATTCCGGGTCACGATCATTGGTTCTACGACGCGGCGCCCGCCATTGCCGCCGATGCCTGGGCCTGGTTCGCGGCAAAGTGA